The Gemmatimonadota bacterium genome window below encodes:
- a CDS encoding FKBP-type peptidyl-prolyl cis-trans isomerase: protein MGGAELETDEQKASYSIGRNIGAQIAEMDSRIDYPALMRGLTDGVEGVEPPISEEELQTAMDVVNAAMEEERRAERDAESAANVETGDAFRADFAASEGVSTTASGLMYEVLVLGEGDAPAADDRVEIHYTGTLVDGTEFDSSRGGPPAQFSLGGVIPGFSEALQLMRPGSTFRVVMPPELAYGPSGGGSIGPNATLVFEIELIQVLDD, encoded by the coding sequence ATGGGTGGCGCCGAACTCGAGACCGACGAGCAGAAGGCCTCCTACTCGATCGGTCGCAACATCGGAGCCCAGATCGCCGAGATGGACTCCCGGATCGACTATCCGGCTTTGATGCGCGGCCTCACCGACGGGGTGGAGGGCGTCGAGCCTCCGATTTCCGAGGAAGAGCTCCAAACGGCGATGGATGTAGTGAACGCCGCGATGGAGGAGGAACGTCGGGCCGAGCGGGATGCGGAATCCGCCGCCAACGTCGAGACCGGCGACGCCTTCCGGGCCGACTTCGCGGCCTCCGAGGGCGTTTCCACGACGGCCAGCGGCCTCATGTACGAGGTCCTGGTCCTAGGGGAGGGGGACGCTCCCGCAGCGGACGACCGTGTGGAAATCCACTACACGGGCACGCTCGTCGACGGGACCGAGTTCGACAGCTCCCGGGGTGGACCACCGGCGCAGTTCTCGCTCGGCGGAGTGATCCCCGGGTTCAGCGAGGCGCTCCAGCTCATGCGCCCTGGGAGCACCTTCCGGGTGGTCATGCCGCCGGAGCTCGCTTACGGCCCCTCGGGCGGCGGCAGTATCGGGCCGAACGCGACACTGGTCTTCGAGATCGAACTGATCCAGGTGCTGGACGACTGA
- a CDS encoding energy transducer TonB yields the protein MNQSEVATALAREFPASAKERGIDGTVTVGFEIDAEGRVAEVCLLESSGHRALDEAAYRVAPIYEFSPAFSGDEPVGTRLAIPVTFAVR from the coding sequence GTGAACCAAAGCGAAGTCGCGACTGCATTGGCACGGGAGTTTCCGGCGTCGGCGAAGGAGCGTGGCATCGACGGCACGGTCACGGTCGGTTTCGAGATCGACGCGGAAGGGCGTGTCGCCGAAGTTTGCCTTCTCGAGAGTTCCGGCCACCGAGCCCTTGACGAAGCCGCTTACCGGGTGGCGCCGATCTACGAGTTTTCACCGGCGTTCAGTGGCGACGAGCCGGTCGGTACCCGGCTTGCCATACCCGTGACCTTCGCGGTTCGCTAG
- a CDS encoding nuclear transport factor 2 family protein, with protein MRVTAWRLTIVLMLEGEMRWIGALAAALMIWTPGLDAQEREVEDAVQATLEALSEGRYEDFLSHFLPSARGFFLDGGSLLSTGFSAQQLNLAAQAGAGVDVELDDLDSAVHGDAAVSVAYLEGSVTLPGGIVVEGVWRYSETRVLVDGAWKVVQFHMSEMSGMGGGARTASRTPTPGSRAR; from the coding sequence ATGCGCGTCACCGCGTGGCGCTTGACCATAGTCTTGATGCTGGAGGGTGAAATGCGTTGGATTGGGGCACTTGCGGCCGCGCTGATGATCTGGACCCCGGGTCTTGATGCGCAGGAGCGCGAAGTCGAAGATGCGGTGCAAGCCACGCTCGAGGCCTTGAGCGAGGGGCGGTATGAAGACTTCCTCTCTCACTTTCTACCCTCGGCTCGGGGATTTTTCCTCGACGGCGGATCCCTGCTCTCCACCGGCTTCAGCGCTCAGCAACTCAACTTAGCGGCTCAGGCCGGGGCGGGTGTCGATGTCGAACTCGACGACCTCGACTCAGCAGTCCACGGCGACGCAGCGGTCTCGGTGGCTTATCTTGAAGGCTCCGTGACCCTTCCCGGCGGCATCGTCGTCGAGGGGGTCTGGCGATACTCGGAGACCCGTGTTCTCGTCGACGGCGCGTGGAAGGTGGTTCAGTTCCACATGTCGGAGATGTCGGGCATGGGAGGCGGAGCCCGGACCGCGTCCCGAACGCCGACTCCCGGGTCGCGCGCCCGTTGA
- a CDS encoding MMPL family transporter codes for MARVALAFWAGRLAAPLVLAVAGVGVILTWRVADLSPRVEPEFFFAEDDPRVRESLGRSGPRDGLGSQPIIVRVEDLGGDEDAYEDRVEALAETLAELESVTAAYSIADQDVRRSPMFAALLLTDDPAATNVVLETRNPDPESFVAALEEAMAAYRGNELDIQASGVPVLMELIRRNLLRDLIVFSAAAAIIFGLLITLLYRDFAISVGALVTCALSVSATLLLVNVLGGAIGLLTANIVTITFVLTLSHVVFMTANWRRARRETDEDADDARRSALGRGMRSTFEGSFWAMATTGAGFLSLLFASAQPLQELGAAGAIAAVTALAVAYLVYPAFLGRWAGAGRTDRKRGQAGAGGPAGRRMGRLLADRVLARGGRASRLLLPATAAVTVIGALGLPRLDTDPGLLAYFDRDGPIRAGLEQIDRDGGSSTLDFTVRSGDGSRLDNDESFARLGALQEALEADSVVGVILSPVTLVGHARTFPLAGFAPLSVIIDISLGPLAGRIGRAHFSDDRLSGHFNLRMRESMAGEGRDRVMERVRRYAAETGFDVTRMGGVYHLQAELGGLIRESLVSGIAALLAFFLLVGAAVSRNLPTMVRMWACLAAVPAIVLGGFGHLGMAVDIITSPAANVALAIGVDAMIHLVVRVRKLARTEELPWREALIQIGPPVMGATLLVCVGFGIFALSTFPPTARFGIAVTFGTLVAATMALVVLPRWAVGSRPGGNLRGTGLDAATATVSNVRGTVP; via the coding sequence ATGGCTAGGGTCGCCCTCGCCTTCTGGGCCGGCCGCCTGGCCGCACCGCTCGTTCTGGCGGTGGCAGGGGTCGGGGTGATACTCACCTGGAGGGTCGCCGATCTCTCGCCCAGGGTCGAGCCCGAGTTCTTCTTCGCCGAGGACGATCCCCGAGTGCGGGAGTCGCTGGGAAGATCCGGCCCCAGGGACGGCCTGGGCAGCCAGCCGATAATCGTGCGCGTGGAGGATCTCGGTGGCGACGAAGATGCCTACGAAGACCGGGTCGAAGCGCTCGCGGAAACGCTCGCGGAGCTCGAGAGCGTCACCGCCGCCTACAGCATCGCCGACCAGGACGTCAGGCGGAGCCCGATGTTCGCCGCTCTCCTGCTCACGGACGACCCTGCGGCCACGAACGTGGTCCTCGAAACCCGGAACCCCGATCCCGAGTCGTTCGTGGCGGCCCTCGAGGAGGCGATGGCGGCGTACAGAGGCAACGAACTCGACATCCAGGCCTCGGGCGTGCCGGTGCTGATGGAGCTGATTCGCCGCAACCTGCTTCGGGACCTCATCGTCTTCAGTGCAGCCGCGGCGATCATATTCGGACTCCTGATCACCCTTCTCTATCGCGACTTCGCTATCTCCGTCGGCGCTCTGGTCACCTGCGCACTCTCGGTAAGCGCGACCTTGCTGCTGGTGAACGTCCTCGGGGGAGCGATCGGATTGCTGACCGCCAACATCGTCACCATCACCTTCGTTCTCACGCTCTCCCACGTGGTCTTCATGACGGCGAACTGGCGACGCGCCCGCCGCGAGACCGACGAGGATGCGGACGATGCCCGTCGAAGCGCCCTCGGGCGCGGGATGCGGAGCACCTTCGAGGGTTCGTTTTGGGCGATGGCGACCACGGGCGCGGGCTTCCTTTCGCTCCTGTTCGCCTCGGCCCAGCCGCTTCAGGAGCTCGGTGCCGCCGGGGCGATCGCCGCGGTAACCGCTCTCGCTGTCGCCTACCTCGTCTACCCGGCCTTCCTGGGCAGGTGGGCCGGAGCGGGGCGGACCGACAGGAAGCGGGGTCAGGCAGGAGCCGGCGGCCCGGCCGGGCGGAGGATGGGCCGGCTTCTAGCCGACCGCGTGCTGGCGAGAGGCGGACGGGCATCACGGCTCCTTCTACCCGCGACGGCGGCTGTCACCGTCATCGGTGCGCTCGGACTTCCGAGGCTCGACACCGACCCCGGCCTTCTCGCCTACTTCGACCGCGACGGCCCCATCCGTGCCGGGCTGGAGCAGATCGACCGCGACGGAGGCAGCAGCACTCTCGACTTCACCGTGAGGAGCGGCGACGGCTCCCGGCTCGACAACGACGAATCCTTCGCGCGGCTCGGCGCCCTTCAGGAAGCGTTGGAAGCGGACAGCGTGGTAGGAGTCATCCTCTCGCCGGTGACGCTCGTGGGTCACGCGCGCACCTTTCCGCTGGCCGGCTTCGCTCCTCTCTCCGTCATCATCGATATCTCCCTCGGACCTTTGGCCGGTCGCATCGGCCGGGCCCACTTCAGCGACGACCGCCTGAGCGGCCACTTCAACCTGCGCATGCGGGAGAGCATGGCGGGGGAGGGTCGCGACCGAGTGATGGAACGGGTGCGCCGCTACGCCGCCGAAACAGGCTTCGACGTCACGCGCATGGGCGGCGTCTACCACTTGCAAGCCGAGCTTGGCGGCCTGATACGTGAGAGTCTCGTCAGCGGGATCGCCGCGCTGCTGGCCTTCTTCCTCCTTGTCGGTGCAGCGGTATCTCGCAACCTTCCGACCATGGTGCGCATGTGGGCCTGCCTCGCGGCGGTGCCGGCGATCGTGCTCGGCGGATTCGGCCATCTGGGCATGGCTGTCGACATAATCACCTCGCCCGCAGCCAACGTGGCTCTGGCGATCGGCGTTGACGCCATGATCCACCTGGTGGTGCGCGTGCGCAAGCTCGCTCGCACCGAAGAGCTGCCCTGGCGCGAGGCTCTGATCCAGATCGGTCCTCCGGTGATGGGAGCCACCCTGCTGGTGTGCGTCGGCTTCGGCATCTTCGCGCTCTCGACCTTCCCGCCGACCGCCCGCTTCGGGATTGCGGTCACCTTCGGGACGCTGGTGGCGGCCACGATGGCGCTGGTGGTTCTGCCGAGGTGGGCGGTCGGTTCGCGGCCGGGTGGGAATCTCCGTGGGACAGGGCTCGACGCTGCGACGGCGACGGTCTCGAATGTGCGAGGCACGGTGCCATGA
- a CDS encoding cytochrome c gives MPKGVAAAATFATALALATALGVAACAEADRSGETLLTARELPERRELPERFGFGSEASADRIAMWDIDVGPEGVGLPPGSGSVAEGRTVYDLQCLACHGPTGTEGPNDPLVGPPPGDDWPQSRAAGHYWPYATTLFDYIGRAMPQLTPGTLSSDETYAVIAYILHLNGLLEEDAVLDAEALAAIEMPARDRFVPDDRRGGPEIRQ, from the coding sequence ATGCCGAAGGGGGTCGCGGCCGCCGCGACATTCGCGACGGCGCTGGCGTTAGCGACGGCTCTGGGCGTCGCCGCCTGCGCTGAAGCCGACCGTTCCGGCGAGACCTTGCTCACAGCCCGGGAGCTGCCGGAGCGACGGGAGCTGCCGGAGCGATTCGGATTCGGGAGTGAGGCGAGCGCGGATCGCATCGCGATGTGGGACATCGACGTGGGCCCGGAGGGGGTCGGCTTGCCGCCTGGTAGCGGGAGCGTCGCCGAAGGGCGGACGGTCTACGACCTCCAGTGCCTCGCCTGCCACGGGCCTACCGGCACCGAAGGACCCAACGACCCGTTGGTCGGTCCTCCGCCGGGCGACGACTGGCCGCAGTCGCGGGCCGCCGGCCACTACTGGCCCTACGCCACGACCCTCTTCGACTACATCGGGCGGGCGATGCCCCAACTGACTCCGGGCACCCTCTCCAGCGACGAGACCTACGCGGTGATAGCCTACATCCTCCACCTGAACGGCCTCCTTGAAGAAGACGCCGTCCTGGATGCGGAGGCGCTGGCCGCTATCGAGATGCCGGCGCGGGATCGCTTTGTGCCGGACGACCGCCGGGGCGGGCCGGAGATCAGGCAGTAG
- a CDS encoding APC family permease — MSAGDGGPGTPRLSRDLGLAALTATGVCAMLGAGINIVPFMIQRNVPGIGPHVPTAFLAAALPAVLAALAYAALSSAMPRAGGSYVFASRGLNPYLGFVASFSQWFGLSVVMGVVAYVLIPFVRDVAAELGPGGETVAELLERGWIRVGLALAFLWGSVALNLRGLKIYSGVLVPMMIVMFVLGGIVIVAGFSFDHADFADALLAAEGVPVPAGSAAGIGIGGWLAATAILFASFIGFDAIAQAGGEARDPGRSLPRAIGLAVAAVGAFYLLFTAAVYHAVPWQFIAERAQNTDLTAPGLLGYHLDPVWTVLIVAGAAIALVNDLPAMLLAVSRLCFAWAADGVFPAAVAKVSSGGRAPHVAIVLSAGVASLSVIGCHLAGDFFLGVDILVTSMLVNFALMCATALVIPCRNPRLARGMKLLGTPRTRYAAAGLGLILLLVLLGVHTWRDLEGADPWYLGSTLLWIWVMLGASIIYLVHRLTMRRRGFDPDRVFAELPE; from the coding sequence ATGAGCGCCGGGGACGGCGGACCGGGAACGCCCCGTCTCTCCCGCGACCTCGGTCTCGCGGCGTTGACCGCGACCGGCGTGTGCGCGATGCTGGGCGCGGGCATCAACATCGTCCCCTTCATGATCCAGCGCAACGTGCCCGGCATCGGACCGCACGTGCCCACCGCCTTCCTGGCGGCCGCGCTGCCGGCGGTTCTGGCGGCGCTCGCCTACGCCGCGCTCTCCTCGGCCATGCCCCGGGCCGGCGGCAGCTACGTATTCGCCAGCCGCGGCCTGAACCCCTACCTGGGGTTCGTCGCCTCCTTCTCGCAGTGGTTCGGCCTATCGGTGGTAATGGGAGTGGTGGCCTACGTGCTCATCCCCTTCGTGCGCGACGTGGCCGCAGAGCTCGGACCCGGGGGTGAGACGGTCGCCGAACTGCTTGAACGCGGTTGGATTCGGGTCGGGCTCGCGCTCGCGTTCCTCTGGGGCTCGGTGGCACTCAACTTGCGCGGACTCAAAATCTACTCCGGCGTGCTGGTACCCATGATGATCGTGATGTTCGTTCTGGGCGGCATCGTCATCGTCGCCGGCTTCTCCTTCGATCATGCGGACTTCGCCGACGCCCTGCTCGCAGCCGAAGGCGTTCCGGTCCCGGCCGGGAGCGCTGCCGGAATCGGAATCGGAGGTTGGCTCGCCGCGACGGCCATCCTTTTCGCGAGCTTCATCGGCTTCGACGCCATCGCCCAGGCCGGGGGCGAGGCCCGCGATCCGGGACGTTCGCTGCCCAGAGCGATCGGCCTGGCGGTCGCCGCAGTCGGGGCCTTCTACCTCCTCTTCACCGCCGCCGTCTATCACGCCGTGCCCTGGCAGTTCATCGCGGAACGCGCTCAGAACACCGACCTGACCGCTCCGGGACTGCTCGGATACCATCTCGATCCCGTCTGGACGGTGCTGATCGTGGCCGGGGCCGCCATCGCCCTCGTCAACGACCTGCCCGCCATGCTGCTCGCGGTCTCCCGGCTGTGCTTCGCCTGGGCGGCCGACGGAGTCTTCCCGGCAGCCGTCGCCAAGGTGAGCTCGGGCGGACGGGCTCCTCACGTCGCCATCGTGCTCTCGGCGGGGGTGGCGTCGCTCAGCGTGATCGGGTGCCATCTCGCCGGCGACTTCTTCCTGGGCGTCGACATTCTCGTCACCTCAATGCTCGTCAACTTCGCGCTCATGTGCGCCACAGCGCTCGTTATCCCTTGTCGAAATCCCAGGCTCGCCCGCGGAATGAAGCTGCTCGGGACGCCGCGGACCCGCTACGCCGCAGCCGGCCTGGGGCTGATTCTGCTCCTGGTCCTGCTCGGCGTCCACACTTGGCGCGACCTGGAGGGCGCTGATCCGTGGTACCTCGGCTCGACCTTGCTCTGGATATGGGTTATGCTCGGAGCGTCGATCATCTACCTCGTCCATCGGCTGACGATGAGGCGGCGGGGCTTCGACCCGGACCGGGTGTTCGCGGAGCTGCCGGAATGA
- a CDS encoding energy transducer TonB translates to MNLNRVRAALSAEYPAPLKDACIEGTVTVELKVNEEGRVIRASVLESSGHQAMDEAALRVAWIFEFSPALLDGEPVEVGVAIPLAFAVVRTRSRPTRRGVASALRDPSCRLPAFDESEERRIHQVEVDQAVIDLDASRVIVTDPTRPRRNP, encoded by the coding sequence GTGAACCTCAACAGAGTCCGGGCTGCACTATCGGCGGAGTATCCGGCACCTCTGAAGGATGCCTGCATCGAAGGCACAGTCACGGTCGAATTAAAGGTCAACGAGGAGGGGCGGGTCATAAGAGCTTCCGTACTCGAGAGCTCCGGGCACCAGGCCATGGATGAAGCCGCTCTCAGGGTGGCGTGGATCTTCGAGTTTTCACCGGCGCTCCTCGACGGCGAGCCGGTCGAGGTCGGGGTTGCCATACCCTTGGCCTTCGCGGTCGTTAGAACTCGCTCACGTCCTACCAGACGAGGTGTAGCGTCGGCACTGCGGGATCCTTCGTGCCGGTTGCCGGCGTTCGACGAGAGCGAGGAGCGTCGAATCCACCAGGTCGAAGTGGATCAGGCGGTCATTGATCTTGACGCTTCCCGGGTAATCGTTACCGACCCCACTCGGCCTCGCAGGAATCCCTAG
- a CDS encoding Smr/MutS family protein encodes MRPVEGVDRVAEEAVITGPLVPASKNDRDGRHLDPDRLRIGAAAGVNRSQADRLRQGRLMIEARLDLHSHSRRDAGARVAGFLNQAASRGQRVVLIITGQKRRDPLSRPEGVLRRDLENWLNAPGTRDRVLACEPAQPKDGGKGAFYVLLKR; translated from the coding sequence GTGAGACCCGTCGAGGGCGTCGACCGCGTGGCGGAGGAGGCCGTGATCACCGGCCCGCTCGTTCCGGCGTCCAAGAACGACCGCGACGGACGCCACCTCGACCCCGACCGCCTCCGTATCGGCGCTGCGGCAGGAGTCAACCGCAGTCAGGCTGATCGGCTGCGCCAAGGCAGGTTGATGATCGAGGCCCGGCTCGACCTCCACTCCCACTCCCGTCGCGATGCAGGTGCCCGCGTGGCCGGCTTCCTGAATCAGGCCGCCTCCCGGGGCCAGCGCGTGGTGCTGATCATAACCGGCCAAAAACGCCGGGATCCGCTGAGCAGGCCGGAGGGCGTCCTTCGCCGGGACCTCGAGAACTGGCTAAACGCACCCGGCACGCGGGATCGCGTGCTGGCCTGCGAACCGGCGCAGCCCAAGGACGGAGGCAAGGGAGCGTTTTACGTCCTTCTGAAGCGCTAG
- a CDS encoding amidohydrolase — MTIPRPTRIAPLASLLLVSLASASLAALSAQDSKQMVADEIDASAEVYGEIAQKIWDLAELGYLEVESSALLRNSLEEAGFEIEEGVAGIPTAFVASYRNGDGGPVVGILAEYDALPGITQDRSPVRAPIDEKQRGHACGHHLFGTGSVAAGIALRNWMEASGQPGELRVYGTPAEEGGAGKVYMVREGLFDDVDVVLHWHPSSRNGAGASSTLSNKSAKFRFSGVSAHAAGAPERGRSALDGVEAMNHMINLMREHVPMEARIHYVITYGGAAPNVVPDFSEVFYYVRHPDPEQVRSIFERVADAAEGAALGTGTTMEYEVIHGLYNILPNVALQEAMHANLERVGGVHYNDEEWQFAEQIHETFLHEVPSLETAASIQPFYVTEEGSGGSTDVADVSWMVPTAGMNAATWVPGTSAHSWQAVAAGGTSIGNKGMVVAAKTLAMTAIDLFTDPDLVARAKVEHRSRIPEDWTYEPLLGDRPPPLDYRKPARGG; from the coding sequence ATGACGATACCGAGACCGACCCGCATCGCACCGCTGGCCTCGCTTCTGCTCGTGAGCCTGGCCTCCGCATCTCTGGCCGCCCTCTCTGCCCAGGACTCCAAGCAAATGGTGGCCGACGAGATCGACGCAAGCGCCGAGGTCTACGGCGAGATCGCTCAGAAGATCTGGGACCTGGCCGAGCTCGGCTACCTCGAGGTGGAGAGCTCCGCGCTGCTCAGGAACTCCCTCGAAGAAGCCGGATTCGAGATCGAGGAAGGGGTCGCCGGGATACCGACCGCCTTTGTCGCCAGCTACCGGAACGGAGACGGCGGACCGGTGGTGGGGATCCTGGCCGAGTACGACGCCCTGCCCGGCATCACCCAGGACCGATCTCCGGTCCGCGCACCCATCGATGAGAAACAGCGCGGCCACGCCTGCGGACACCACCTATTCGGCACCGGCTCGGTGGCGGCCGGCATCGCCCTGCGCAATTGGATGGAGGCGAGCGGCCAGCCGGGCGAACTGAGGGTCTACGGAACTCCCGCCGAGGAAGGAGGCGCGGGCAAGGTCTACATGGTTCGCGAGGGGCTATTCGACGATGTCGACGTGGTACTGCACTGGCATCCGTCTTCCCGGAACGGAGCCGGAGCGAGCTCCACGCTCAGCAACAAGTCGGCCAAGTTCCGCTTTTCGGGCGTATCCGCGCACGCGGCCGGCGCTCCCGAGCGGGGTCGTTCGGCGCTCGACGGCGTCGAGGCCATGAACCACATGATCAACCTCATGCGCGAGCACGTGCCCATGGAGGCGCGCATCCATTACGTGATCACCTACGGCGGCGCGGCGCCCAACGTGGTGCCCGATTTTTCCGAGGTCTTCTACTACGTGCGTCATCCCGATCCCGAGCAGGTAAGGTCTATCTTCGAGCGCGTCGCCGACGCGGCGGAAGGAGCGGCGCTCGGTACCGGGACGACGATGGAGTACGAGGTCATCCACGGCCTCTACAACATCCTGCCCAACGTCGCGCTCCAGGAGGCCATGCACGCGAACCTGGAAAGGGTGGGCGGCGTCCACTACAACGACGAGGAGTGGCAGTTCGCCGAACAGATTCACGAGACCTTCCTCCACGAAGTCCCGTCGCTCGAGACGGCGGCCTCCATCCAGCCGTTCTACGTGACCGAGGAGGGATCCGGCGGCTCCACCGACGTCGCCGACGTAAGCTGGATGGTCCCGACGGCAGGCATGAACGCCGCCACCTGGGTTCCCGGCACATCCGCTCACTCCTGGCAGGCGGTCGCCGCCGGGGGGACGAGCATCGGCAACAAGGGGATGGTGGTCGCCGCCAAGACGCTCGCGATGACGGCGATCGACCTCTTCACCGATCCCGATCTCGTCGCGAGGGCGAAGGTCGAGCACCGGTCTCGGATCCCCGAGGACTGGACCTACGAACCGCTGCTCGGCGATCGTCCCCCGCCGCTCGACTATCGCAAGCCCGCGCGGGGCGGCTGA
- the soxC gene encoding sulfite dehydrogenase — MAPDPSSSKNSLPSSDGNLSGTASPRISRRTLIAAGSGVLAAGVLKTQADALKILPERLGAQDAGPPADPTKVPGRLTSDLGSRAPEEQPRRLVRAPALSSSSRTPLQDLCGTITPADLHFERHHAGIPDIRIDDHELLVHGMVERPTVFSMADLKRYPSESRTCFLECSGNGGGAYDRNRMPREITPQHLDGLLSTSEWTGVSLPLVLREVGVESGASWIVAEGGDAAIMARSVPMEKAFDDAMLAYGQNGEAIRPEQGYPLRLLLPGWEGNASVKWLRRIEVTDRPGMTRDETSRYTDPILDGKARQFSLVMDAKSLITFPAYPYELPEAGWWEIKGLAWSGRGRITRVDVSTDGGENWTTAELQEPILSKSTVRFRHLWEWDGEEAVLLSRAHDETGYVQPTVQQLWEARGERTSYHHNQQRAWKVDDDGRVTFGLGELI; from the coding sequence ATGGCCCCCGACCCCTCGTCTTCCAAGAACTCGCTTCCCAGCTCCGACGGTAACCTCTCCGGGACCGCCTCCCCGCGCATCTCCCGTCGGACTCTCATCGCCGCCGGTTCGGGCGTTCTCGCCGCAGGCGTCCTCAAGACCCAGGCCGACGCCTTGAAGATCTTACCGGAAAGGCTGGGTGCGCAGGACGCCGGACCGCCTGCGGATCCGACCAAGGTTCCCGGTCGTCTCACCTCGGATCTCGGAAGCCGCGCCCCGGAGGAGCAGCCGAGGAGGCTGGTCCGCGCTCCTGCTCTGTCGAGCTCGTCGCGCACACCGCTGCAGGATCTCTGCGGCACGATCACGCCTGCCGATCTCCATTTCGAGCGCCACCACGCGGGCATCCCCGACATCCGCATCGACGACCACGAGCTCCTGGTCCACGGCATGGTCGAGCGCCCGACCGTCTTTTCCATGGCCGACCTCAAGCGCTACCCGAGCGAGTCGCGGACCTGCTTCCTGGAGTGCTCCGGTAACGGCGGCGGTGCCTACGACCGGAACAGGATGCCGAGGGAGATCACGCCCCAGCACCTCGACGGCCTTCTCTCCACCAGCGAATGGACAGGCGTGTCCCTTCCGCTCGTTCTGCGGGAGGTCGGGGTGGAGTCGGGAGCCAGTTGGATCGTCGCCGAAGGGGGCGACGCGGCGATCATGGCCCGGAGCGTTCCCATGGAGAAGGCCTTCGACGACGCGATGCTCGCCTACGGCCAGAACGGAGAGGCGATCAGACCCGAGCAGGGTTATCCGCTGCGTCTGCTGCTGCCGGGCTGGGAGGGCAACGCCAGCGTGAAGTGGCTGCGGCGCATCGAGGTCACCGACCGTCCGGGGATGACGCGCGACGAGACCTCGCGCTACACCGATCCGATTCTTGACGGGAAGGCGCGCCAGTTCAGCCTGGTCATGGACGCGAAATCCCTCATCACCTTCCCGGCCTATCCGTACGAGCTGCCGGAGGCCGGCTGGTGGGAGATCAAGGGACTCGCCTGGAGCGGCCGCGGCCGCATCACCCGCGTGGACGTGAGCACCGACGGCGGGGAGAACTGGACGACCGCCGAGCTCCAGGAGCCGATCCTGAGCAAATCGACGGTCCGCTTCCGCCACCTCTGGGAGTGGGACGGCGAAGAGGCCGTGCTGTTGAGCCGGGCGCACGACGAGACGGGCTATGTGCAGCCGACGGTCCAGCAGCTCTGGGAGGCGAGGGGCGAGCGGACCAGCTACCATCACAACCAGCAGCGGGCTTGGAAGGTGGACGACGACGGACGGGTCACGTTCGGCTTGGGAGAGCTGATCTGA